In Phyllostomus discolor isolate MPI-MPIP mPhyDis1 chromosome 2, mPhyDis1.pri.v3, whole genome shotgun sequence, the following are encoded in one genomic region:
- the RWDD2B gene encoding RWD domain-containing protein 2B isoform X1: MVEMEQAEAQLSELDLLASMFPGENELIVNDQLAVAELKDCIEKRSMEGRSSKVYFTINMNLDVSAGAMVVFSLACILPFKYPAVLPEITVSRSLSLSRSQQTQLNTDLTAHLQKNCLGDVCVLHAADWVREHAPGYVSRDTAPLPTPAGAVPPTLLVLTRLWIYSHHIYNKGKRKHILEWAKELSLSGFSMPGKPGVVGVEGLQSACEEFWSRLRKLNWKRILIRHREDIPLDGTNDEMERQRKFSGFEEKVFSVNGARGNHMDFGQLYQFLNAKGCGEVFQMFFGVEGQ, from the exons ATGGTTGAGATGGAACAGGCTGAGGCCCAGCTCTCTGAGTTAGACCTGCTGGCCAGCATGTTCCCTGGTGAGAATGAGCTCATAGTGAATGACCAGCTGGCTGTTGCAGAACTGAAAGATTGCATTGAAAAGAGGTCAATGGAGGGGCGATCTTCGAAAGTGTACTTTACAATCAACATGAACCTAGATGTATCTGCAGGAGCAATG GTGGTGTTTTCTCTGGCCTGTATTCTTCCCTTTAAATACCCTGCAGTCCTGCCTGAAATCACTGTCAG CAGGTCACTATCGTTAAGTAGATCCCAGCAGACTCAGCTGAACACAGATCTGACCGCACACCTGCAGAAGAATTGCCTCGGAGATGTCTGTGTGTTGCACGCCGCTGACTGGGTGAGAGAACACGCCCCTGGCTATGTCAGCAGAGACACCGCCCCTCTTCCCACTCCAGCAGGTGCAGTCCCGCCCACCCTTCTCGTTCTCACGAGACTCTGGATCTATAGCCATCACATCTACAACAAAGGCAAAAGGAAGCATATTCTGGAGTGGGCGAAGGAGCTTTCCCTGTCTGGGTTCAGCATGCCAGGGAAACCAGGTGTTGTCGGTGTGGAAGGCCTACAAAGTGCTTGTGAAGAATTCTGGTCCAG GCTCAGAAAATTAAACTGGAAGAGAATTTTGATTCGCCACCGAGAAGACATTCCTTTGGATGGCACAAATGatgaaatggaaagacaaagaaaattttcAGGTTTTGAAGAAAAAGTGTTCAGTGTTAATGGAGCCAGAGGAAACCACATGGACTTTGGTCAGCTGTATCAGTTTTTAAATGCCAAAGGGTGTGGGGAGGTTTTCCAGATGTTCTTCGGTGTGGAAGGACAATAA
- the RWDD2B gene encoding RWD domain-containing protein 2B isoform X2 yields the protein MVEMEQAEAQLSELDLLASMFPGENELIVNDQLAVAELKDCIEKRSMEGRSSKVYFTINMNLDVSAGAMVVFSLACILPFKYPAVLPEITVRSLSLSRSQQTQLNTDLTAHLQKNCLGDVCVLHAADWVREHAPGYVSRDTAPLPTPAGAVPPTLLVLTRLWIYSHHIYNKGKRKHILEWAKELSLSGFSMPGKPGVVGVEGLQSACEEFWSRLRKLNWKRILIRHREDIPLDGTNDEMERQRKFSGFEEKVFSVNGARGNHMDFGQLYQFLNAKGCGEVFQMFFGVEGQ from the exons ATGGTTGAGATGGAACAGGCTGAGGCCCAGCTCTCTGAGTTAGACCTGCTGGCCAGCATGTTCCCTGGTGAGAATGAGCTCATAGTGAATGACCAGCTGGCTGTTGCAGAACTGAAAGATTGCATTGAAAAGAGGTCAATGGAGGGGCGATCTTCGAAAGTGTACTTTACAATCAACATGAACCTAGATGTATCTGCAGGAGCAATG GTGGTGTTTTCTCTGGCCTGTATTCTTCCCTTTAAATACCCTGCAGTCCTGCCTGAAATCACTGTCAG GTCACTATCGTTAAGTAGATCCCAGCAGACTCAGCTGAACACAGATCTGACCGCACACCTGCAGAAGAATTGCCTCGGAGATGTCTGTGTGTTGCACGCCGCTGACTGGGTGAGAGAACACGCCCCTGGCTATGTCAGCAGAGACACCGCCCCTCTTCCCACTCCAGCAGGTGCAGTCCCGCCCACCCTTCTCGTTCTCACGAGACTCTGGATCTATAGCCATCACATCTACAACAAAGGCAAAAGGAAGCATATTCTGGAGTGGGCGAAGGAGCTTTCCCTGTCTGGGTTCAGCATGCCAGGGAAACCAGGTGTTGTCGGTGTGGAAGGCCTACAAAGTGCTTGTGAAGAATTCTGGTCCAG GCTCAGAAAATTAAACTGGAAGAGAATTTTGATTCGCCACCGAGAAGACATTCCTTTGGATGGCACAAATGatgaaatggaaagacaaagaaaattttcAGGTTTTGAAGAAAAAGTGTTCAGTGTTAATGGAGCCAGAGGAAACCACATGGACTTTGGTCAGCTGTATCAGTTTTTAAATGCCAAAGGGTGTGGGGAGGTTTTCCAGATGTTCTTCGGTGTGGAAGGACAATAA